The Pseudomonas parafulva genome includes a window with the following:
- the hfq gene encoding RNA chaperone Hfq: MSKGHSLQDPYLNTLRKEKVPVSIYLVNGIKLQGSIESFDQFVVLLKNTVSQMVYKHAISTVVPARPVRLPSPSDSDHGDSEPGNA; the protein is encoded by the coding sequence ATGTCAAAAGGGCATTCGCTACAAGACCCTTACCTGAATACCTTGAGAAAAGAAAAGGTTCCGGTTTCGATCTACCTGGTAAACGGCATCAAGCTGCAAGGCTCGATTGAGTCGTTCGACCAGTTCGTGGTGCTGCTGAAGAACACCGTCAGCCAGATGGTCTACAAGCACGCCATTTCCACTGTTGTACCTGCCCGCCCGGTTCGTCTGCCAAGCCCGTCCGATTCCGATCACGGCGACAGCGAGCCAGGCAACGCCTGA
- the miaA gene encoding tRNA (adenosine(37)-N6)-dimethylallyltransferase MiaA codes for MSGKPPAIFLMGPTASGKTDLAIELSKVLPCELVSVDSALVYRGMDIGSAKPSKAVLAAHPHHLIDIRDPADAYSAAQFRADALRVMAQITARGNIPLLVGGTMLYYKALTEGLADMPAADAQVRAELEALAEVEGLEALHQQLAEVDPESAARIHPNDPQRLIRALEVYRVSGQSMTAHRQRQLAESSGADASACGHLPYTVASLAIAPTDRHILHQRIALRFSQMLEQGFVDEVRLLRARSDLHAGLPSIRAVGYRQVWDYLDGQLTENEMRERGIIATRQLAKRQFTWLRGWPDVHWLDSLACDNLSRTLKYLGAVSILS; via the coding sequence ATGAGTGGCAAGCCCCCTGCAATATTTCTGATGGGCCCGACGGCATCGGGCAAGACCGACCTCGCCATCGAGCTGAGCAAGGTCTTGCCTTGCGAGCTGGTGAGCGTCGATTCCGCCCTGGTCTATCGGGGCATGGACATCGGTTCGGCAAAGCCTTCCAAGGCTGTGCTGGCTGCCCATCCGCACCACCTGATCGACATCCGCGACCCGGCCGACGCTTACTCGGCTGCGCAGTTTCGTGCCGACGCCTTGCGCGTGATGGCCCAGATCACCGCCCGCGGCAATATCCCATTGCTGGTGGGCGGGACCATGCTCTATTACAAGGCGTTGACCGAGGGGCTGGCCGACATGCCGGCGGCCGATGCCCAGGTCAGGGCCGAGCTCGAGGCCCTGGCCGAAGTCGAGGGCCTGGAGGCGCTGCACCAGCAATTGGCTGAGGTCGATCCGGAGTCGGCCGCGCGCATCCATCCCAACGATCCGCAACGGTTGATCCGGGCACTGGAGGTGTACCGGGTCAGCGGGCAAAGCATGACGGCCCATCGACAGCGTCAATTGGCTGAAAGTAGCGGTGCAGACGCAAGCGCCTGCGGTCATTTGCCCTATACTGTCGCCAGTCTTGCGATTGCGCCTACAGATCGTCACATTCTGCATCAGCGAATTGCGTTACGATTTTCACAGATGTTGGAACAGGGCTTTGTCGACGAGGTCCGATTGCTGCGAGCCAGAAGTGACTTGCACGCCGGACTGCCGTCTATACGGGCAGTGGGCTATCGGCAGGTCTGGGATTACCTGGACGGCCAGCTGACTGAGAATGAGATGCGTGAACGCGGTATCATCGCGACCAGGCAGTTGGCCAAGCGGCAATTCACCTGGCTGCGTGGCTGGCCAGACGTGCATTGGCTCGACAGCCTGGCCTGCGACAATCTGTCCCGCACCTTGAAATACCTTGGGGCCGTCTCCATATTGAGCTGA
- the hflX gene encoding ribosome rescue GTPase HflX: MFFERHGGGERALLVHLEGQNPEAREDPQEFQELALSAGADIVSLVTVSRHQPSAKYLIGSGKVEELHDRVHAEQVDLVIFNHTLTPSQERNLERVFECRVLDRTGLILDIFAQRARTHEGKLQVELAQLEHMSTRLVRGWTHLERQKGGIGLRGPGETQLETDRRLLRVRIRQIKSRLEKVRSQREQARRGRKRADIPSVSLVGYTNAGKSTLFNALTQSEVYAADQLFATLDPTLRRLELNDLGPIVLADTVGFIRHLPHKLVEAFRATLEESSNSDLLLHVIDAHEPERMEQIEQVLAVLGEIGAEGLPILEVYNKLDLLEEVEPQIQRNADGKPERVWVSARDGRGLELVGQAIAELLGDDLFVGTLCLEQRFARLRAQFFDLGAVQSEAHDEEGRSLLSVRLPRVELNRLVSREGMEPQVFVEQHTLQ, from the coding sequence TTGTTCTTTGAGCGCCACGGTGGTGGTGAACGCGCGTTGCTCGTTCACTTGGAAGGTCAGAACCCTGAGGCGCGCGAAGACCCGCAGGAGTTTCAGGAACTCGCGTTGTCGGCCGGTGCCGACATCGTCTCGCTGGTAACGGTCTCGAGGCATCAGCCCTCGGCCAAGTACCTGATTGGCAGTGGCAAAGTCGAGGAGTTGCACGACCGTGTCCATGCCGAGCAGGTAGACCTGGTGATTTTCAATCACACCCTCACGCCCAGTCAGGAACGCAACCTCGAACGCGTGTTCGAGTGCCGTGTGCTCGACAGGACCGGGCTGATTCTGGATATCTTCGCCCAACGGGCACGTACCCACGAAGGCAAGCTGCAGGTCGAACTGGCCCAGCTTGAGCACATGAGTACGCGGCTGGTACGCGGTTGGACCCACCTTGAGCGACAAAAAGGGGGTATTGGCCTGCGGGGGCCGGGTGAAACCCAGCTCGAAACCGACCGTCGCCTGCTGCGCGTACGCATCCGGCAGATCAAGTCCCGCCTCGAGAAAGTACGCAGCCAGCGCGAACAGGCGCGTCGCGGGCGCAAGCGCGCGGACATTCCGTCGGTCTCGCTGGTGGGCTACACCAACGCCGGCAAGTCCACGTTGTTCAACGCCCTGACCCAGTCCGAGGTGTACGCCGCCGACCAGTTGTTCGCAACCCTCGACCCGACGCTGCGTCGGCTTGAGCTCAACGACCTGGGGCCTATCGTGCTGGCCGATACCGTGGGCTTCATTCGCCACCTGCCGCACAAGCTGGTCGAGGCGTTTCGGGCTACGCTCGAGGAGTCGAGCAACTCCGACCTGCTGCTGCACGTGATCGATGCCCATGAGCCTGAGCGCATGGAGCAAATCGAGCAGGTGCTGGCCGTGTTGGGCGAGATTGGCGCCGAAGGCTTGCCGATCCTCGAGGTGTATAACAAACTCGACCTGCTCGAAGAGGTCGAGCCGCAGATCCAGCGCAATGCCGACGGCAAGCCTGAGCGGGTCTGGGTTTCGGCACGTGACGGGCGTGGCCTGGAGTTGGTTGGCCAGGCTATTGCCGAGCTGCTGGGTGATGATCTGTTTGTCGGCACCTTGTGCCTGGAGCAACGTTTTGCCCGCCTGCGCGCGCAATTCTTTGACCTGGGCGCGGTGCAGAGTGAAGCGCATGATGAAGAAGGGCGCAGCCTGCTGAGCGTGCGTCTGCCCAGGGTAGAACTCAATCGCCTGGTCAGCCGTGAAGGCATGGAGCCGCAAGTGTTTGTCGAGCAACACACTTTGCAATAA
- the hflK gene encoding FtsH protease activity modulator HflK, with the protein MAWNEPGGNSNNQDPWGGRRGGGGGGDKKGPPDLDEAFRKLQDSLNGMFGGGKKRGGGDRNVGKGGGLGLLAIGLAVLAAIWLYSAVYVVDEQEQAVVLRFGKYYETVGPGLNIYFPPIDRKYMENVTRERAYTKQGQMLTEDENIVEVPLTVQYKISNLQDFVLNVDQPEVSLQHATDSALRHVVGSTSMDQVLTEGREQMAVDIRERLQRFLDNYRTGITVTQVNVQSAAAPREVQEAFDDVIRAREDEQRARNQAESYANGVVPEARGQAQRIIEDANGYRDEVIARAKGEADRFTKLVTEYRKAPDVTRERLYLETMQAVYSNSSKVMVATKDGQNNLLYLPLDKMVEGSRNSSAPASGVSSANDAAAARSAQDTQQQQQPLRTRESR; encoded by the coding sequence ATGGCTTGGAACGAGCCGGGTGGCAACTCGAACAATCAGGATCCCTGGGGCGGCCGCCGCGGTGGCGGTGGTGGCGGCGACAAAAAAGGTCCGCCGGATCTGGACGAGGCCTTCCGCAAACTGCAGGACAGCCTCAACGGCATGTTCGGTGGTGGCAAGAAACGGGGTGGCGGTGACCGCAATGTCGGCAAAGGCGGCGGCCTCGGGCTGCTGGCCATCGGCCTGGCAGTGCTGGCGGCCATCTGGCTGTACAGCGCCGTGTATGTCGTCGACGAGCAGGAGCAGGCCGTTGTGCTGCGCTTCGGCAAGTACTATGAGACGGTCGGTCCCGGCCTGAACATCTACTTCCCGCCGATCGATCGCAAGTACATGGAAAACGTCACGCGCGAGCGGGCCTACACCAAGCAGGGCCAGATGCTGACCGAAGACGAGAACATCGTCGAGGTACCGCTGACCGTCCAGTACAAGATCAGCAACCTGCAGGACTTCGTGCTCAACGTCGACCAGCCTGAGGTCAGCCTGCAGCATGCGACCGACAGCGCCCTGCGTCACGTGGTGGGCTCTACGTCCATGGACCAGGTATTGACCGAAGGTCGTGAACAGATGGCCGTGGACATCCGCGAACGTCTGCAGCGTTTCCTCGACAACTACCGCACCGGCATTACCGTTACCCAGGTCAACGTGCAGAGCGCGGCAGCCCCGCGTGAAGTGCAGGAAGCCTTCGATGACGTGATCCGGGCGCGCGAAGACGAGCAGCGTGCCCGCAACCAGGCCGAGTCCTACGCCAATGGCGTGGTGCCCGAAGCCCGTGGTCAGGCCCAGCGCATCATCGAAGACGCCAACGGTTACCGCGATGAAGTCATTGCCCGGGCCAAGGGTGAGGCCGACCGCTTCACCAAGCTGGTCACCGAGTACCGCAAGGCACCTGATGTGACCCGCGAGCGCTTGTACCTGGAAACCATGCAGGCGGTGTACAGCAATTCGAGCAAGGTCATGGTGGCAACCAAGGATGGGCAGAACAACCTGCTCTACCTGCCACTGGACAAGATGGTCGAAGGCAGCCGCAACTCGTCCGCACCTGCGAGCGGTGTATCGTCGGCCAACGACGCTGCCGCCGCGCGCTCGGCGCAGGACACGCAACAGCAACAGCAGCCGCTGCGCACTAGGGAGAGCCGCTGA
- a CDS encoding ATP phosphoribosyltransferase regulatory subunit produces the protein MATVDRWLLPDGIEEVLPPEAARIEIARRQVLDLFQSWGYELVVTPHIEYLESLLTGAGQDLDQRTFKVVDPQSGRLMGFRADFTPQVARIDAHTLRREGPSRLCYAGSVLHAQPRALSTSRSPIQLGAELYGDASPTSDVEVISLMLATLQLADVPDVHMDLGHVGIYRGLARAAGLSGAVEQQLFDALQRKAVDEVQALTADLPKDVGNMLRALVELCGGREVLAEARVRLGRAPASVLAALDDLLAIADRLAARYPQLPLYFDLGELRGYNYHTGVVFAVFVPGEGQSIAQGGRYDDIGADFGRARPATGFSTDLKTLVTLGRAEVVLPTGGIWMPDSGDAALWQHVCQLRNEGQRVVQALPGQPLSAALEADCDRQLIQQDGRWQVLPLAQ, from the coding sequence ATGGCAACGGTAGACCGCTGGCTGCTGCCAGATGGCATCGAGGAAGTACTGCCACCTGAGGCCGCGCGCATCGAGATCGCGCGTCGCCAGGTGTTGGACCTGTTCCAGAGTTGGGGTTACGAACTGGTCGTCACCCCGCATATCGAGTACCTGGAGTCGCTGCTTACCGGCGCTGGCCAGGACCTGGATCAGCGTACCTTCAAGGTAGTGGACCCGCAGTCCGGCCGCTTGATGGGCTTTCGTGCCGACTTCACGCCGCAGGTCGCGCGCATCGACGCCCATACCCTGCGCCGTGAAGGCCCAAGCCGGTTGTGTTACGCCGGCAGTGTGCTGCATGCCCAGCCGCGTGCTTTGTCTACCTCGCGCAGCCCTATCCAGCTGGGTGCCGAACTGTATGGCGATGCCAGCCCCACCAGCGATGTGGAAGTCATCAGCCTGATGCTCGCCACACTGCAGTTGGCCGATGTGCCTGATGTTCACATGGACCTGGGCCATGTGGGCATCTACCGTGGCCTGGCTCGGGCCGCCGGCCTGTCGGGCGCGGTCGAGCAGCAGCTGTTCGACGCCCTGCAGCGCAAGGCGGTCGACGAAGTGCAGGCGCTGACGGCCGACTTGCCAAAGGATGTGGGCAACATGCTGCGAGCCCTGGTCGAGCTGTGCGGCGGCAGGGAAGTTCTGGCCGAGGCCCGCGTACGCCTGGGTCGTGCACCTGCCAGCGTGCTGGCGGCCCTGGACGATTTGCTGGCCATCGCCGACCGGTTGGCCGCTCGTTATCCGCAGTTGCCGTTGTACTTCGACCTGGGTGAACTGCGCGGTTACAACTACCACACGGGCGTGGTGTTTGCGGTGTTCGTGCCAGGTGAAGGGCAGTCGATTGCCCAGGGCGGACGCTATGACGACATCGGCGCCGACTTTGGCCGGGCGCGCCCGGCTACCGGTTTCTCCACGGATTTGAAGACCCTGGTCACACTGGGGCGAGCGGAGGTCGTACTGCCCACGGGCGGCATCTGGATGCCGGACAGTGGCGATGCGGCCCTATGGCAGCATGTCTGCCAGTTGCGCAACGAGGGCCAGCGTGTGGTCCAGGCCCTGCCTGGTCAGCCGCTGAGTGCTGCCCTTGAAGCGGATTG
- the mutL gene encoding DNA mismatch repair endonuclease MutL: MSGGSRIQLLSPRLANQIAAGEVVERPASVAKELLENSLDSGARRIDVDVEQGGIKLLKVRDDGSGISADDLPLALERHATSKIRELEDLEGVLSLGFRGEALASISSVARLTLTSRTANASEAWQVETEGREMTARVQPAAHPVGTSVEVRDLFFNTPARRKFLKAEKTEFDHLQEVIRRLALARFDVAFHLRHNGKSILSLHEAREEADRARRVGAICGPGFMEQALPIDVERNGLRLWGWVGLPTYSRSQADLQYFFVNGRAVRDKLVAHAVRQAYRDVLFNGRHPTFVLFLELEPNGVDVNVHPTKHEVRFREGRSVHDFLYGTLHRALADVRPEDQLAAPAALPEATRPTGQQAGEFGPQGEMRLAAAVLEQPRAAPSPVAGSGSGAGYQYQYTPRPSPPLPAAEAQAVYREFYKPLSEGAAALPESQGDIPPLGFALAQLKGIYILAENAAGLVLVDMHAAHERIMYERLKVAMASEGLSGQPLLVPETLALSQREADCAEEHAAWFQRLGFELQRLGPETLAIRQIPALLKQAEANRLVQDVLADLMEYGTSDRIQAHLNELLGTMACHGAVRANRRLAIPEMNALLRDMENTERSGQCNHGRPTWTQMGLDDLDKLFLRGR, encoded by the coding sequence ATGAGCGGCGGCTCACGTATCCAGCTGCTCAGCCCGCGGCTGGCCAACCAGATTGCGGCTGGCGAGGTGGTGGAACGGCCGGCATCGGTTGCCAAGGAGCTGTTGGAAAACAGTCTTGACTCCGGTGCTCGCCGAATCGACGTCGACGTCGAGCAGGGTGGCATCAAGCTGCTGAAGGTGCGCGACGATGGCAGCGGCATCTCTGCTGACGATCTGCCGCTGGCGCTGGAGCGCCATGCCACCAGCAAGATCCGCGAGCTCGAAGATCTCGAAGGCGTCCTGAGCCTGGGATTTCGCGGTGAAGCCTTGGCCTCGATCAGTTCGGTCGCCCGGCTGACCCTGACCTCGCGCACGGCCAACGCCAGCGAAGCCTGGCAGGTGGAAACCGAAGGGCGCGAGATGACCGCGCGGGTGCAGCCTGCTGCGCACCCCGTCGGCACGTCCGTGGAAGTGCGCGACCTGTTTTTCAACACGCCGGCGCGGCGCAAGTTTCTCAAGGCCGAGAAAACCGAATTCGACCACTTGCAGGAAGTGATCCGACGCCTGGCACTGGCCCGGTTCGACGTGGCCTTCCATCTGCGGCACAACGGCAAGAGCATTCTGAGCTTGCACGAGGCACGCGAGGAAGCCGACCGTGCCCGGCGGGTGGGCGCCATCTGCGGTCCGGGTTTCATGGAGCAGGCCCTGCCCATCGACGTGGAGCGCAACGGCCTGCGTCTATGGGGGTGGGTCGGGTTGCCGACCTACTCGCGTAGCCAGGCAGACTTGCAGTACTTCTTCGTGAACGGGCGCGCGGTGCGCGACAAGCTGGTGGCCCATGCCGTACGCCAGGCTTATCGGGACGTGCTGTTCAACGGCCGTCACCCCACCTTCGTCCTGTTTCTTGAGCTTGAGCCCAACGGCGTGGACGTCAATGTTCACCCGACCAAGCACGAAGTGCGCTTCCGTGAGGGACGCAGCGTCCACGACTTTCTGTACGGCACCTTGCACCGTGCCCTGGCCGATGTGCGTCCCGAAGACCAGTTGGCTGCCCCGGCTGCTTTGCCTGAGGCGACCCGCCCGACGGGGCAGCAGGCAGGCGAGTTCGGGCCCCAGGGCGAAATGCGCCTGGCTGCGGCCGTGCTCGAGCAACCGCGTGCTGCGCCGTCTCCCGTTGCCGGCAGTGGCAGTGGCGCGGGTTACCAGTATCAATACACACCCAGGCCGTCGCCGCCATTGCCGGCTGCCGAGGCCCAGGCGGTCTATCGCGAGTTCTACAAGCCCTTGAGCGAAGGCGCCGCCGCGCTGCCGGAAAGCCAGGGCGACATCCCCCCGCTTGGCTTCGCGTTGGCCCAGCTCAAGGGCATCTACATCCTGGCCGAGAACGCCGCAGGCCTGGTGCTCGTCGACATGCATGCCGCCCATGAACGGATCATGTACGAGCGGCTGAAGGTGGCCATGGCCAGCGAGGGTCTTAGCGGTCAGCCATTGCTGGTGCCCGAAACGCTCGCCCTGAGCCAGCGCGAGGCCGATTGCGCCGAAGAACACGCCGCCTGGTTCCAGCGCCTGGGCTTCGAGTTGCAGCGCCTTGGCCCGGAAACCCTGGCGATTCGCCAGATTCCTGCGTTGCTCAAGCAGGCTGAAGCCAACCGCCTGGTACAGGATGTGCTGGCGGACCTCATGGAGTACGGCACCAGCGACCGTATCCAGGCACACCTGAACGAATTGCTCGGCACCATGGCCTGTCACGGTGCCGTGCGTGCCAATCGGCGTCTGGCGATCCCGGAAATGAACGCCTTGCTGCGCGACATGGAAAACACCGAGCGCAGCGGCCAGTGCAACCATGGCCGTCCCACCTGGACCCAGATGGGCCTGGATGATCTGGACAAACTATTCCTGCGCGGTCGATGA
- the hflC gene encoding protease modulator HflC has translation MSNRSLIALIAAVVLAIVAWNSFYIVAQTERAVLLRFGKVVQADVQPGLHVKVPYVNQVRKFDARLMTLDAPTQRFLTLEKKAVMVDAYAKWRVKDAERFYTATSGMKQIADERLSRRLESGLRDQFGKRTLHEVVSGERDALMADITASLNRMANKELGIEVIDVRVKAIDLPKEVNRSVFDRMSTEREREAREHRAKGNELAEGIRADADRQRRVLLAEAYRESEQTRGEGDAQAAAIYAKAYTQDADFYAFYRSLQAYRESFSSKSDVLVLDPKNEFFRFMDKSKP, from the coding sequence ATGAGCAACCGATCGCTGATCGCCCTGATCGCCGCCGTGGTTCTGGCCATCGTGGCCTGGAACAGCTTCTACATCGTGGCCCAGACCGAGCGGGCAGTATTGCTGCGCTTCGGCAAGGTGGTTCAGGCCGATGTCCAGCCAGGGCTGCACGTGAAAGTGCCGTACGTGAACCAGGTACGCAAGTTCGACGCCCGCCTGATGACCCTCGACGCCCCTACCCAGCGGTTCCTGACCCTGGAGAAGAAAGCGGTGATGGTCGACGCCTATGCCAAATGGCGCGTCAAGGATGCCGAGCGCTTCTATACGGCCACTTCCGGCATGAAGCAGATCGCTGATGAGCGTCTGTCCCGTCGTCTGGAAAGCGGCCTGCGTGACCAGTTCGGTAAGCGCACCCTGCACGAAGTGGTGTCCGGTGAGCGTGACGCGTTGATGGCCGACATCACCGCTTCGCTGAACCGCATGGCCAACAAGGAGCTGGGTATCGAGGTCATCGACGTCCGCGTCAAGGCCATCGACCTGCCCAAGGAAGTCAACCGCAGTGTGTTCGATCGCATGAGCACCGAGCGTGAGCGCGAGGCGCGCGAGCACCGGGCCAAGGGTAATGAGCTGGCCGAAGGTATTCGTGCCGACGCCGATCGCCAGCGCCGTGTGCTACTGGCCGAGGCCTATCGCGAATCTGAACAGACCCGCGGTGAGGGTGATGCCCAGGCGGCGGCTATCTACGCCAAGGCCTACACGCAGGACGCTGATTTCTACGCGTTCTACCGTAGCTTGCAAGCCTACCGCGAGAGCTTCTCCAGCAAGAGCGACGTGCTGGTCCTGGATCCGAAGAACGAGTTCTTCCGCTTCATGGACAAGAGCAAGCCCTGA